The genomic stretch CGGACGCGACCCGCCGCAAGTGGCTCCCGACCTTCTTCGCGCTCGACGATGCCGCCGCGGATGGTCGTCTCGCTGACCCCAGCGACCTGGGCCACAGCACGCACCCCACCGTGACCCAGCAGCCGCGCCTCGGCCGCCAGCACCAGCCGCTGCTGCCGTTCGTTTAGATGCGGGAGTAATGCCTCGAGTTTCCGCGCGAGCTGGTCGCGGACCTCGCGGGAGATCGCCATACCATCCCAACGACCTCAAGATCGAAAAGCAACGCCTTATTTCTTGACGGCCTCGACAAGAACGCAAACGTGCTCGGGGCGCTACCGAAGTCCGCGCACCCGGCCGCGAAGAAGGCCCTCGCGGAGATCTGGAACGCCGAGGACAAGACGCACGCCCTGGCCGCGGTGAAGGCGTTCCAGTCCGCCTATGGCGCCAAATACGGCAAGGCGGTGGCCAAGGTCGCCGACGACCTCGATGAGCTGCTGGCCTTCCACGAATACCCGGCCGAACATTGGGTCCACCTGCGCACGACCAACCCCATTGAGTCGACGTTCGCCACCGTCCGGCACCGCACCAAGGTCACCAAGGGACCGGGCTCGCGCGCGGCCGGGCTGGCCATGGCCTTCAAGCTGATCGAATCGGCCCAGGCGCGCTGGCGCGCCGTCAACGCCCCGCACCTCGTCGCTCTGGTTCGCGCCGGAGCGACCTTCATCAACGGCAAGCTTGTCGAACGACCCGATGACCAACCCTCATCGGCAGCAGCCTAGAAACTCCGTCCACAGGTCTTGACGATTGCTCGGCCGCCTACCGGATCGCCCGAGAGGCGCTGACCAACTTCCGGCGGCACGCCGGTGCGGCCGACACTGAGGTCCAGGTGACCTACGGAGACTGGGAGCTTGGCCTGGAAGTCGACAACGTTCCCGGAACCGGACAAGCACCGCCGGCCGCGTCCAGACAAGCACTACCGGCCTCATCCGTGCAGCGCCGTCGGCCTGCTCCGGGCACGGCCTGCTCGGGATGCAGGAGCAGCCGTCTCTACGGTGGAACGCTGAATGTCGGTCCCGCCGCGGACGGCGGGTACGCCGTCCGCCTTCTCCCCGCCCGTGGAGCCGCAGTGATCCGTGTCCTGATCGCCGACGACCACGCGCTGGAGCCCGCCAAACGCGAACACCTCTACCACGAAATACGCTGTCGCCTCGCCGCCCGCCCGGACATTGGGCTCACCCGACACTGGTCCACCGCCCTCACTGTCGGGCGACGCCTATGACGAGTGACCTACCTGGTGACCTCGGCGGCAGGTCGGTAGACCGAGATATGGCTGGTGCTGTTCGAGTCGAACGGCCGACGATCCCAGTCCGCATGCCGCTCGTGAAGTTGAAGACCGGCTTGGCTCGCCATCAGGTCCAACTCGCTGGGCCAGCAATACCGAAGCGCCACGGGCAACATGCGAGTTTCGTCGGTGGTGAAGGTGATGGTCTGCTTCGCATACCGCTGGGCGACCGCGTCATGTCGGTAAACCTGGATCGTCGCGGAGTCCTCGGTCACCTCAAGCGCTTCAACCCGCGAACCCCGATCGAACTTGGCCGGGTCCGGTACGAAGCACTCGATTACGAACGCGCCATCCGGCTGGAGAGCCCGCGCGACGTTGTGGAAGCAGTCCATCTGCCGTTCCTGGCTCGGCAGGTTGAACAGTGTGTTGAAAACAAGAAAGACCAACCTGAAAGACCCTTCGACGGGCACGTCCGCCATGTCGCCTACAGTGACCGGAATCCGTGTTCCACCTGGTCTCTCGCGCATCCGTTCAACCATCGCGGCCGAACCCTCGACGCCCTCGACGGCGATGCCTCGTGCGGCGAGAGGCAGTGTGATGCGGCCGGTGCCACTCGCGAGTTCAAGAACCCGCCCCGCACCTGCAAGCCCGGCCAAGAACTCCACTGCCGCAGTTGGATCCGGTCCGTCGCCGTAGTGGTCCGCCCATCGGTCACCGAAGAACGCCGCATCATCAAACCCAGACATGCCGCTAGGCAACCACTCTTGCCATCGCCGATGCTACCGATTTTTCGGCTGTTCTGAGGCTTTGCGCCCACCTGAGGGCAGCCGGGCGACCTGCTCGCTACAACCGTTCATAGCTGCCGGGTCGGCCTGCCCACGGAGCTCTATGAAATCAACGCTCAACTGTTCAAGACGCGGAGACTGATTCCGGAAACCCCTGACTGCATGCCGCGCGAAGAATCTGTCGATCCAGAGCAAAGGACAACAGTGCGGAATTCGTGGACACTGGTGTCTGATTAAACGGGTCTGTCCAGTGATCGGCTCTGGCCCACTTTGGGACTGTACGGTCTTCGGTGTAACTCCTGATCAAGGAGAACGCACCTGATGAGTACTGTGATCCAGGCATCGACGGAGATCGACCTGGAGGACGCCGCGGTGGCGCGTAAGAAGTCGGAGAGCTCGACGGATCGGGAGCTGGTGGCCAGGCTGGTCGACCAGGCGCGAGCCGAAGGGGTGGAGCTGGTCGGTGAGAACGGGCTGCTGGGCCGGCTGACCAAGCTGGTGCTGGAGTCCGCTCTCGAAGGCAAGATCACCGACCATCTCGGCTACGACAAGCACGAGCGCGCTGGCAGCGAGACAGGCAACTCGCGCAACGGGACCCGGTCCAAGACCGTCATCACCGACGTCGGCCCGGTGGAGATCACCGTCCCGCGGGATCGGGACGGCAGCTTCGAGCCGAAGATCGTGCGTAAGCGGCAGCGGCGCCTGTCCGGCGTCGATGAGATGGTCATCTCGCTGGCCGCCAAGGGCCTGACCACC from Nonomuraea polychroma encodes the following:
- a CDS encoding class I SAM-dependent methyltransferase gives rise to the protein MSGFDDAAFFGDRWADHYGDGPDPTAAVEFLAGLAGAGRVLELASGTGRITLPLAARGIAVEGVEGSAAMVERMRERPGGTRIPVTVGDMADVPVEGSFRLVFLVFNTLFNLPSQERQMDCFHNVARALQPDGAFVIECFVPDPAKFDRGSRVEALEVTEDSATIQVYRHDAVAQRYAKQTITFTTDETRMLPVALRYCWPSELDLMASQAGLQLHERHADWDRRPFDSNSTSHISVYRPAAEVTR